One genomic segment of Geoalkalibacter ferrihydriticus DSM 17813 includes these proteins:
- a CDS encoding type IV toxin-antitoxin system AbiEi family antitoxin domain-containing protein produces MNEDLRQAIPFEEFDYQALMGALADYARPRDKVTDLLARGNIVRIKKGLYIFGEKWRRKPYSREILANLLYGPSCVSLDYALHYHGLIPERVEALTSVTPKRGARFSTPVGLFLYSSVPEAGFSVGLCRVELEDGRAFLIAAPEKALADKLKQGRGLGIRSQKECLAYLVDDLRIEAATLGGLDTGLLDALAQAYRSPRVALLAKLVRRLVRGKR; encoded by the coding sequence ATGAACGAAGACCTGCGTCAAGCCATCCCGTTCGAGGAATTCGACTACCAGGCACTGATGGGAGCCCTGGCCGACTACGCCCGGCCCCGGGACAAGGTGACCGATCTGCTGGCCAGGGGAAACATCGTCCGAATCAAGAAGGGCTTGTACATCTTCGGGGAGAAGTGGCGCCGCAAGCCCTACTCCCGAGAGATCCTCGCCAATCTCCTCTACGGCCCCTCCTGCGTATCTCTCGACTACGCCCTGCACTATCATGGCCTTATCCCGGAGCGGGTCGAGGCGCTCACTTCGGTGACGCCAAAGCGCGGCGCCCGCTTCAGCACCCCCGTCGGCCTCTTTCTCTACAGCAGCGTCCCCGAGGCCGGCTTCTCCGTGGGACTTTGCAGGGTCGAGTTGGAGGACGGCAGGGCCTTCCTGATCGCCGCACCGGAGAAGGCCCTGGCGGACAAGCTCAAGCAGGGGCGGGGCCTGGGGATCAGGAGCCAGAAGGAGTGCCTGGCATATCTGGTGGATGATCTGCGGATTGAGGCGGCGACGCTGGGTGGCCTAGATACCGGGTTGCTCGACGCACTCGCCCAAGCCTACCGCTCCCCGCGCGTGGCCCTGCTGGCTAAACTGGTGCGGCGGCTGGTCAGGGGGAAGAGATAG
- a CDS encoding nucleotidyl transferase AbiEii/AbiGii toxin family protein, which produces MREAVFEMLARYDCQRVEDTTRALREILQELALLGLWRAKFFEKAAFYGGTALRILYGLDRFSEDLDFSLLQPMPGFELERYSSALERELAAFGFEVRVEQKGKAVETAVQSAFLKANTANELLVIQAGDHIRRQIPAGQLTRIKIEVDTDPPPGFSTENRFLLLPIPFSVRSYRLPDLFAGKMHAILCRRWKNRVKGRDWYDLVWYCARHPELHLAHLEQRMRQSNHWKGEKKIGPDDFQDLADEAISRLDVDQARGEVLPFVRDPEALEIWSRDFFLDVLRRIQFV; this is translated from the coding sequence ATGCGCGAAGCCGTATTCGAAATGCTGGCCCGTTACGACTGCCAGCGGGTGGAAGACACCACCCGGGCCCTGCGGGAGATCCTCCAGGAGCTGGCCCTGCTCGGATTGTGGCGGGCCAAGTTCTTCGAGAAGGCCGCTTTCTACGGCGGCACCGCCCTGCGCATTCTCTACGGTCTCGATCGTTTCTCAGAGGACCTCGACTTTTCCCTCCTCCAGCCGATGCCCGGCTTCGAGCTGGAGCGCTACAGCAGTGCGCTGGAACGGGAACTGGCGGCCTTCGGCTTCGAAGTGCGGGTTGAGCAGAAGGGAAAAGCGGTCGAGACGGCTGTGCAGTCGGCCTTCCTGAAGGCGAACACGGCCAACGAGCTGCTGGTCATCCAGGCCGGCGACCACATCCGGCGGCAGATCCCCGCAGGCCAGCTCACCCGGATCAAGATTGAGGTCGACACCGATCCCCCGCCCGGGTTCTCCACGGAGAACCGGTTCCTGCTGTTGCCGATCCCCTTCAGCGTCCGCAGCTATCGGCTCCCCGATCTGTTCGCCGGCAAGATGCACGCGATACTTTGTCGCCGCTGGAAGAACCGGGTGAAGGGGCGCGATTGGTACGACCTGGTGTGGTACTGCGCCCGCCATCCCGAGCTGCACTTGGCGCACCTCGAGCAGCGGATGCGCCAGAGCAACCATTGGAAAGGCGAGAAGAAGATAGGCCCGGACGACTTCCAGGACCTGGCCGACGAAGCGATCAGCCGCCTTGATGTCGATCAGGCCCGCGGGGAGGTCCTGCCCTTCGTCCGGGATCCCGAGGCGCTTGAGATCTGGTCGCGGGACTTCTTCCTCGACGTGCTCCGCCGGATTCAGTTCGTGTAG
- a CDS encoding nucleotidyltransferase substrate binding protein gives MKDYLEEMGISGIIGSKGATLEAFQNGLIEDGEAWMEMIRARILSPHTYNPQTAEKIVGDILTSFYPAFEQLAQKLPTLAESSGNN, from the coding sequence TTGAAGGATTACCTGGAAGAAATGGGCATCTCGGGGATTATCGGCTCCAAGGGCGCAACCCTGGAGGCCTTTCAGAACGGCCTGATTGAGGACGGCGAAGCCTGGATGGAGATGATCAGGGCACGCATTCTCAGCCCGCACACCTACAATCCACAGACCGCTGAAAAAATCGTCGGAGACATCCTGACAAGCTTTTATCCCGCCTTTGAGCAGTTGGCCCAAAAGCTTCCCACTCTGGCGGAATCGTCCGGGAACAATTGA
- a CDS encoding nucleotidyltransferase domain-containing protein, giving the protein MRYGLKEQTIERICTVLAQHPAVKKAVLFGSRAKGNFKPGSDIDLTLFGPSLTSRNLTVIADELDDLLLPYKIDLSLYAHLDHEELRNHIDRVGVVFYRRS; this is encoded by the coding sequence ATGCGCTACGGACTGAAGGAGCAAACCATCGAGCGCATCTGCACGGTTCTGGCGCAACACCCTGCCGTTAAAAAAGCGGTACTCTTCGGCTCACGGGCCAAGGGCAATTTCAAGCCCGGCTCGGATATCGATCTGACGCTTTTTGGTCCATCCCTTACGTCACGAAATCTCACCGTCATCGCCGACGAACTCGACGATCTGCTGCTGCCTTACAAAATCGATCTCTCATTGTACGCGCACCTCGATCATGAGGAGCTGCGTAATCATATCGACCGGGTGGGTGTGGTTTTTTATCGGCGCAGCTAA
- a CDS encoding nucleotidyltransferase domain-containing protein — protein sequence MVDAEKLQAAVRKLTTKFDPERIILFGSQARGDADLHSDVDLLVITPIRGNRRAMMVAMDRELRGSGFARDIVILTPDEFERDKTIPGTVARPAWREGTILYARH from the coding sequence ATGGTCGACGCTGAAAAACTACAAGCCGCGGTTCGAAAACTGACCACGAAATTCGACCCCGAGCGCATTATTCTCTTTGGCTCCCAAGCCCGCGGAGATGCAGACCTCCATAGCGATGTCGACCTACTTGTGATAACGCCCATCCGCGGCAACCGGCGCGCAATGATGGTGGCCATGGATAGGGAATTGCGAGGCAGCGGCTTCGCCCGCGACATCGTAATCCTCACCCCCGATGAATTTGAGCGCGACAAGACTATCCCCGGAACTGTCGCCCGGCCAGCCTGGCGAGAAGGGACCATCCTCTATGCCCGCCACTGA
- a CDS encoding UPF0175 family protein: MPLRLCIEYPDSLPDALAETRQGFEEEAKMAMAVKLFEMKRLSSGQAAQLAGMDRVTFLLRLKDFGVSAINLDAEELKADIGNA; the protein is encoded by the coding sequence ATGCCGCTTCGCCTTTGCATTGAATACCCCGATTCCTTACCCGATGCGCTTGCCGAAACACGGCAGGGCTTTGAAGAAGAGGCCAAGATGGCCATGGCGGTCAAACTTTTTGAGATGAAACGCCTCTCTTCCGGCCAAGCCGCCCAGTTGGCAGGGATGGACAGGGTCACATTTCTCCTGCGACTCAAGGATTTCGGCGTATCGGCAATTAACCTGGATGCCGAGGAGCTGAAGGCAGATATCGGCAATGCATGA